One window of Candidatus Eisenbacteria bacterium genomic DNA carries:
- a CDS encoding methyltransferase domain-containing protein, producing the protein MKPWPADPGERARYAQAIFHRVAPRYDALTRVLSFGQDGRWKARLAAEARDLGERARVLDLATGTAAFPILLRRAGCGGPIVGLDLSADMLARARRKCSGDTGIWFLRGDLGRLPFADGSFDAVTIGYGLRYPADLRGFLAGILRLLRSGGRFLTLDFGLPENRAYRSAALGYLLAFGSIWGWVLHGRPGTYAHIVESLRAYPGQRAFIALMNELGFADIALEEHLGGIAATICARKP; encoded by the coding sequence ATGAAGCCCTGGCCGGCCGACCCGGGCGAGAGGGCGCGCTACGCCCAGGCGATCTTCCATCGAGTCGCGCCCCGCTACGACGCTCTGACGCGGGTCCTCTCCTTCGGCCAGGACGGCCGCTGGAAGGCGCGGCTCGCCGCGGAAGCGAGAGATCTTGGCGAACGCGCGCGCGTCCTCGACCTCGCGACCGGAACCGCGGCCTTCCCGATTCTCCTCCGCCGGGCGGGGTGCGGTGGGCCGATCGTCGGGCTCGATTTGAGCGCCGACATGCTCGCCCGGGCCCGGCGGAAATGCTCCGGGGACACGGGAATTTGGTTTCTGCGCGGGGATCTCGGCCGGCTTCCATTCGCCGACGGTTCCTTCGACGCGGTCACGATCGGATACGGCTTGCGCTACCCGGCCGACCTCCGTGGCTTTCTCGCCGGGATCCTACGCCTCCTTCGTTCGGGGGGGCGATTCCTGACCCTCGATTTTGGTCTGCCCGAAAACCGAGCGTACCGCTCGGCCGCGCTGGGATATCTCCTGGCGTTCGGCTCGATCTGGGGATGGGTCCTCCACGGACGCCCCGGGACCTACGCGCACATCGTGGAATCGCTCCGCGCCTACCCAGGGCAGCGGGCCTTCATCGCGCTGATGAACGAGCTCGGGTTTGCCGATATCGCCCTCGAAGAGCATCTGGGCGGCATCGCGGCCACGATCTGCGCTCGCAAGCCCTGA